One part of the Streptomyces sp. AM 2-1-1 genome encodes these proteins:
- a CDS encoding S1 family peptidase: MRIKRITPRSTTARRSRAVAVAAGLVAVAALAVPAASADSAGTYSTAQLTAASDAVLAADIPGTAWNVDPATKRLLVTVDSTVTQAEIQKIKDTAGDDAGALRIERTAGTFNKLISGGDAIYASSWRCSLGFNVRSGSTYYFLTAGHCTDGAGTWWSNSAHTTVLGTTSGSSFPTNDYGLVTYTNSSVAKSGTVGSVDITGAANATVGQSVTRRGSTTGIHSGTVTGLNATVNYGGGDVVYGMIRTNVCAEGGDSGGPLYSGTLAIGLTSGGSGNCSSGGTTFFQPVTEALSAYGVSVF, translated from the coding sequence GTGAGGATCAAGCGCATCACCCCCCGCAGCACCACCGCCAGACGCAGCAGGGCCGTCGCCGTCGCGGCCGGCCTGGTCGCCGTCGCGGCACTCGCCGTACCCGCGGCCAGCGCCGACTCGGCCGGCACCTACAGCACCGCGCAGCTCACCGCCGCGAGCGACGCCGTCCTCGCCGCCGACATCCCGGGCACCGCCTGGAACGTCGACCCCGCCACCAAGCGCCTCCTCGTCACCGTGGACAGCACGGTCACGCAGGCCGAGATCCAGAAGATCAAGGACACCGCCGGCGACGACGCGGGTGCCCTGCGCATCGAGCGTACGGCCGGCACCTTCAACAAGCTGATCTCGGGCGGCGACGCCATCTACGCGAGCAGCTGGCGCTGCTCGCTCGGCTTCAACGTCCGCAGCGGCAGCACCTACTACTTCCTGACCGCCGGTCACTGCACCGACGGCGCGGGCACCTGGTGGTCCAACTCGGCCCACACCACCGTGCTGGGCACCACCTCGGGCTCCAGCTTCCCGACCAACGACTACGGCCTGGTCACCTACACCAACAGCAGCGTGGCCAAGAGCGGCACCGTGGGCAGCGTGGACATCACCGGCGCGGCCAACGCCACCGTCGGCCAGTCCGTGACCCGCCGCGGTTCCACCACCGGCATCCACAGCGGTACGGTCACCGGCCTCAACGCCACCGTCAACTACGGCGGCGGGGACGTCGTCTACGGCATGATCCGCACCAACGTGTGCGCCGAGGGCGGCGACTCCGGCGGCCCGCTCTACTCCGGCACCCTGGCGATCGGTCTCACCTCGGGCGGCAGCGGCAACTGCAGCTCCGGCGGGACGACCTTCTTCCAGCCCGTCACCGAAGCACTGAGCGCCTACGGGGTCAGCGTCTTCTGA
- a CDS encoding DUF4231 domain-containing protein, giving the protein MVFRTEDLPELFHRTDAIAVARQREATNTTRAQLVLLVLGTVPAALPWSVEVGDSLQLLDLLAASAYAGALVATFLASHRKAKSHWQLNRSAAEFIKSNCWRYAVHGSPFDTTTQHPEAVFASRLEEGLQELRKVGWDDPRDGLDGPDAGLITDSMRTLRDKAFTVRKETYVRDRLIEQRRWYRRRQLVSRRGALVWSSTVAALTVPALALSLLQTFGTARSFGLTGVLSAAAAACLAWNEMRRHHPLISAHSLVEKDLESMQAAMETTLTERQWPVAVYETERIVSPEHTDWLVRHRM; this is encoded by the coding sequence ATGGTTTTCCGCACCGAAGACTTGCCGGAACTCTTCCACCGCACCGACGCCATCGCGGTCGCCCGGCAGCGGGAGGCCACCAACACGACCCGCGCCCAGTTGGTGCTCCTCGTCCTCGGGACGGTGCCGGCCGCGCTGCCGTGGAGCGTGGAGGTCGGGGACTCGTTGCAACTCCTCGACCTGCTGGCGGCTTCGGCATACGCGGGCGCCCTGGTCGCGACCTTCCTCGCCTCGCACCGCAAAGCGAAGTCGCACTGGCAACTCAACCGCTCGGCAGCCGAGTTCATCAAGTCGAACTGCTGGCGCTACGCCGTGCACGGCTCCCCCTTCGACACCACCACGCAGCATCCCGAGGCGGTCTTCGCCAGTCGGCTGGAGGAAGGCCTCCAGGAGCTGCGGAAGGTCGGCTGGGACGATCCCCGCGACGGTCTGGACGGTCCGGACGCGGGGTTGATCACCGACTCCATGCGGACCCTGCGGGACAAGGCGTTCACCGTGCGCAAGGAGACGTACGTCCGGGACCGGCTCATCGAGCAGCGCCGCTGGTACCGGCGGCGGCAGTTGGTCTCCCGGCGGGGTGCGCTGGTGTGGTCGAGCACGGTGGCGGCGCTCACGGTTCCGGCGCTCGCCCTCAGCCTGCTGCAGACCTTCGGCACAGCCCGGTCCTTCGGGCTGACCGGAGTGCTGTCGGCCGCGGCCGCGGCGTGCCTGGCCTGGAACGAGATGCGCCGCCACCACCCGCTGATCTCGGCGCACTCGCTGGTCGAGAAGGACCTGGAGTCGATGCAGGCGGCGATGGAGACGACGCTCACCGAGCGGCAGTGGCCGGTGGCGGTCTACGAGACCGAGCGGATCGTCTCCCCCGAGCACACCGACTGGCTGGTGCGGCACCGCATGTGA
- the fxsB gene encoding radical SAM/SPASM protein FxsB, inactivated metallohydrolase extension form — MTGPLVPFREIVLKIHSRCDLACDHCYIYEHADQSWRTRPKTISDEAVSWTARRLAEHAATHGLPSVSVILHGGEPLLAGPARLRTICEELGSALKGIAALDLRIHTNGVQLSPRYLDLFDEFHVRVGISLDGDRTANDRHRRYADGRTSHPLVLKAVELLRQDRYRHLDLGLLCTVDVRNDPEAVFDALAELEPPMIDFLLPHATWDTPPPRPDGSATAYADWLLAVFDRWQDRGRAVPVRFFSSILSSLGGGPSLTESLGLAPTDLVVVETDGKLEQVDSLKSAYEGAAATGFDVFTHSFDEVAAHPGVRARQLGLAGVSEECRGCPVVRSCGGGLYTHRYRSSNEFDNPSVYCADLEALVRGIEERAAPALVSPALSGPAGLVAEQHELTRTLLAGLHTLLDGRAGEPWLRAWEAVGALEASEEGAAGLDHVLAHPYARAWLQRTAEGFRHDPDRAASDALLLTSYVAAGTLRAGLPDAVPVRYRNGRLFLPTLGELTVDGAGEHGTVVVRGVPEGFAVEHEDGRVLRVDLQDPDTASWRGVRRLTADGVPGWAVDDLDPYRDCHASPAAERLEPEAAEDFGRALARAWRLVEAMAPEVAGAMATAVTTVTPLAAGSASERPRGLGALGIPVTATDRERAVELVRTFRRSEVRGLCDVTDLYAADGEWEYLSPWDGEAVPFSRLLAETHERVGLGVFDPELLSGVREALGMMEGSAEPTVHGKRLLDVVRKEFSGAQGAAMRASSPGPGKDD; from the coding sequence ATGACAGGACCCCTGGTCCCCTTCCGTGAGATCGTTCTGAAGATCCACAGCAGGTGCGATCTCGCATGCGATCACTGCTACATCTATGAACACGCCGACCAGAGCTGGCGCACGAGGCCGAAGACAATCTCTGACGAGGCCGTTTCATGGACTGCCCGACGCTTGGCCGAGCATGCCGCCACGCATGGTCTCCCCTCTGTCTCAGTGATCCTGCACGGGGGGGAGCCGCTCCTGGCGGGGCCCGCGCGTCTGCGCACGATCTGCGAGGAGCTCGGATCCGCCCTGAAGGGCATCGCCGCGCTGGATCTGCGGATCCACACCAACGGCGTCCAGCTCAGTCCCCGGTACCTCGACCTCTTCGACGAGTTCCACGTCAGGGTCGGCATCTCGCTCGACGGTGACCGTACGGCGAACGACCGACACCGTCGGTACGCCGACGGGCGTACGAGCCACCCCCTGGTGCTCAAGGCCGTCGAGCTCCTCCGGCAGGACCGGTACCGCCACCTCGACCTCGGGCTGCTCTGCACCGTGGACGTGCGCAACGACCCCGAGGCCGTCTTCGACGCCCTCGCGGAACTCGAACCGCCCATGATCGACTTCTTGCTGCCGCACGCCACCTGGGACACGCCCCCGCCGAGACCGGACGGTTCGGCGACCGCGTACGCCGACTGGCTTCTGGCGGTCTTCGACCGCTGGCAGGACCGGGGGCGGGCGGTGCCGGTCCGGTTCTTCTCCTCCATCCTCTCCAGCCTCGGTGGCGGACCCAGCCTGACGGAATCGCTCGGGCTCGCTCCCACGGACCTCGTCGTCGTCGAGACGGACGGGAAGCTGGAGCAGGTCGATTCGCTCAAGAGCGCGTACGAGGGGGCGGCGGCCACGGGGTTCGACGTCTTCACCCACTCCTTCGACGAGGTGGCGGCCCATCCGGGGGTCCGGGCGCGTCAGCTCGGCCTGGCCGGCGTCAGCGAGGAGTGCCGCGGATGTCCCGTGGTGCGTTCGTGCGGCGGAGGCCTCTACACGCACCGTTACCGCTCCTCCAACGAGTTCGACAATCCGTCCGTGTACTGTGCCGACCTCGAAGCGCTGGTGCGCGGCATCGAGGAGCGCGCCGCGCCGGCCCTGGTCTCTCCCGCGCTGTCGGGCCCGGCCGGGCTGGTGGCCGAGCAGCACGAGCTGACACGGACCCTGCTGGCCGGCCTCCACACCCTGCTCGACGGCCGCGCGGGCGAACCGTGGCTGCGGGCCTGGGAGGCGGTGGGTGCCCTGGAAGCCTCCGAGGAAGGGGCCGCGGGCCTCGATCACGTCCTCGCCCACCCCTATGCCCGCGCTTGGCTCCAGAGGACCGCGGAGGGTTTTCGCCACGACCCGGACCGGGCCGCCTCGGACGCGCTGCTGCTCACGTCGTACGTGGCCGCCGGGACGCTGCGGGCCGGTCTCCCGGACGCGGTGCCGGTGCGGTACCGGAACGGCAGGCTGTTCCTGCCCACGCTCGGTGAACTCACGGTCGACGGGGCGGGGGAGCACGGGACGGTGGTGGTACGGGGCGTTCCGGAGGGCTTCGCGGTGGAGCACGAGGACGGACGGGTGCTGCGCGTGGACCTCCAGGATCCGGACACCGCGAGCTGGCGCGGGGTGCGCCGTCTGACGGCGGACGGAGTGCCCGGCTGGGCCGTCGACGATCTCGATCCGTACCGGGACTGCCACGCGTCTCCCGCGGCGGAGCGGCTGGAGCCGGAGGCGGCCGAGGACTTCGGCCGCGCGCTCGCTCGCGCCTGGCGTCTGGTCGAGGCCATGGCGCCCGAGGTGGCCGGGGCCATGGCGACCGCGGTGACCACCGTCACTCCCCTCGCCGCCGGCTCGGCCTCCGAGCGGCCGCGCGGCCTCGGCGCCCTGGGAATTCCGGTGACCGCCACCGACCGGGAACGGGCGGTCGAGTTGGTGCGGACATTCCGCAGGAGTGAAGTGCGGGGCCTGTGTGATGTCACGGACCTGTACGCGGCGGACGGGGAATGGGAGTATCTGTCGCCCTGGGACGGAGAGGCTGTTCCGTTCTCCCGCCTGCTGGCTGAAACTCATGAGCGAGTGGGTCTCGGAGTGTTCGATCCGGAACTCCTCTCCGGGGTACGGGAGGCGCTCGGCATGATGGAGGGATCGGCCGAGCCGACCGTTCACGGGAAACGCCTGCTGGACGTAGTCCGGAAGGAGTTCAGTGGTGCTCAGGGGGCAGCTATGCGCGCCAGTTCCCCGGGCCCGGGAAAAGATGACTGA
- a CDS encoding TIR-like protein FxsC: protein MMQQRASDHRPYFFLSYAHTPGYGGGTDPDMWVERLFQDLCGHVMALTDLPAGTPAGFMDREIRSGEGWSERLGGVLATCRVFVPLFSPRYFASEMCGKEWYAFEQRAIHHRARSNQPAEAIVPALWVPVPPSQLPGSAERLQFNHRDFGERYVSDGLYGLIKLRLFAQEYERAVYELAKRIVSVADTVAIDTGRPVDYRLAPSAFGSRSSGAGAPKPMRITVAAPTRHDLPHGRDRAYYGDNPQDWNPYHPAAARPLAYVAEELVRSLNYQAVISSFDEEPGQAGEKGTPLTPEILILDRWALQDEDRRRRLAAFDTQNRPWVTLVVPWNRDDPESTAAEAELTAILEQTMPVKMSQGRAFCRVAAKGVPSMEAFGQILPQVVEVAAQQYLRNATAYPPGTGGGHSERTRLMGPMGNTQFIPDTLDPGTQAEDV from the coding sequence ATGATGCAACAGCGAGCGTCGGACCATCGGCCGTACTTCTTCCTCAGTTACGCGCACACACCGGGGTACGGCGGTGGAACGGACCCCGATATGTGGGTCGAGCGCCTTTTCCAGGATCTCTGCGGCCACGTGATGGCCCTGACCGATCTCCCCGCGGGCACACCCGCCGGGTTCATGGACCGTGAGATACGCTCCGGCGAGGGCTGGTCGGAACGGCTCGGCGGAGTGCTCGCCACCTGCCGGGTCTTCGTACCGCTGTTCTCGCCGCGCTACTTCGCCAGCGAGATGTGCGGGAAGGAGTGGTACGCCTTCGAGCAGCGGGCGATCCACCACCGCGCCCGCTCCAACCAACCCGCCGAGGCGATCGTCCCGGCGCTCTGGGTGCCGGTGCCGCCCAGCCAGTTACCGGGATCCGCCGAACGACTCCAGTTCAACCACCGGGACTTCGGGGAACGGTACGTCAGTGACGGGCTCTACGGCCTGATCAAGCTCCGGCTCTTCGCCCAGGAATACGAACGGGCCGTCTACGAACTGGCCAAGCGCATCGTCAGCGTCGCCGACACCGTGGCGATCGACACCGGACGCCCCGTCGACTACCGCCTCGCCCCCAGTGCCTTCGGGTCCCGCAGCAGCGGCGCGGGGGCGCCGAAACCGATGCGGATCACCGTCGCCGCGCCCACCCGCCACGATCTCCCGCACGGGCGCGACAGGGCCTACTACGGCGACAACCCGCAGGACTGGAACCCCTACCATCCGGCGGCAGCCCGCCCCCTGGCCTACGTGGCCGAGGAGCTCGTCCGCTCGCTCAACTACCAGGCCGTGATCAGCTCGTTCGACGAGGAGCCCGGGCAGGCCGGGGAGAAGGGAACGCCCCTCACGCCGGAGATCCTCATCCTCGACCGATGGGCGCTCCAGGACGAGGACCGCCGTCGAAGACTCGCCGCCTTCGACACGCAGAACAGGCCCTGGGTGACGCTGGTCGTGCCGTGGAACCGGGACGACCCCGAGAGCACGGCCGCCGAGGCGGAGCTCACCGCGATCCTCGAACAGACCATGCCCGTCAAGATGAGCCAGGGGCGCGCCTTCTGCCGCGTCGCCGCCAAAGGAGTGCCCAGCATGGAGGCGTTCGGCCAGATCCTGCCGCAGGTCGTCGAAGTGGCCGCGCAGCAATACCTGCGCAACGCGACCGCCTACCCGCCCGGCACGGGCGGCGGACACAGTGAACGCACCCGACTGATGGGGCCCATGGGCAACACGCAGTTCATACCCGACACGCTCGACCCCGGGACGCAAGCGGAGGACGTATGA
- the fxsT gene encoding FxSxx-COOH system tetratricopeptide repeat protein, with protein MTAGRDGRIVTFYSYKGGTGRTMALANTAWILAANGKRVLAVDWDLEAPGLHRFFHPFLDPSTLGATTGVIDLITDYAWAATNPVQRPDDWHRDYARIQQHAVSLTPETLGWEFPRGGTLDFVSAGRQNREYSAAVSTFDWDNFYDRLGGGNFFDALRDDMKANYDYVLIDSRTGLSDIADICTVHLPDVLVDCFTLSDQSIDGAASVARQIAERYTGRPIAIYPVPMRIDEGEKEKADAGRALARFKFDRLPRNLSGDELTAYWGAVEIPYRPYYAYEETLATFGDEAGLSNSLLSAFERLVTVVTEQEVTAMPPVAEDVRLRIRDAFTRRRPALPADIFLNYVAENRMWADWIESVLTRAGFRVVPRDVSTEREDREPAATLPETAARTVVLLSSAYLKSQRATDLWQRATTEDQGGGRRQILFRVGDVRLSSSYIDRNPVDLFRLDEVHAVAALLRALDRPAQLVDGTAPGPRFPGTVPKIWNAPPRNSGFTGRSLVLERMRDQLGGGLAVVLPQPQTLYGLGGVGKTQVALEYVHRFMADYDLVWWISAEQTDDVVAGLAELAARLGAQGGDDMAAASMEAIDLLRRGVPSDRWLLVFDNADDPERIRRYFPQGGSGHILVTSRNQTWSQHGDALPVDVFLREESIEHLRRRAPGLSDDDAARVATAVGDLPLAVEQAAAWIAETATPVDTYLDQLADQAAQVLSLNQPAGYPEPVAATWNVSIQRLRERSPAAVRLLQLCAFFAPEPINANLLYSKEMIEALKPYDSSLQEKLVLGRVIREIGRFALAKVDQVSNSIQVHRLVQAVIKAQLSEEEQREARHVVHRVLAGARPDDDEPIDNPENWARFATIWPHLGPSGARHCGEPETRRLLIDRVRYLWKRGDVRTAGALSAELRSTWAQSLGKDDIQYLYLCFHVSNILRTRGRYVEAKELDEITLQRQRDILGPEHPHTYMTTSSLGTDLGMLGEYGRAIELATEARDGFSQIFHDAHPRTLAAANNLALNLRLIGQYSRAREIDQEVYDRRSEVLGPEHPYSLQSGQNLARDLRDVGRYEDSVALLSRVYDSLKRTLGPSFPGTLSAAKALAVALRRAGQLEDARRLTLATRARYRAKYTSANPESLACDLNLAADFYAIGEAGQARETASEVVEQYLLVPGEKHPYTLAAQNNLAVYQLGSGGAEESARTLRRVVDLMRELFGRDHPHTLFCVMNLANATAALGDPELVLETEQLVAGQLSQALGAQHPETLAMVGNMAVTLDELGRRDEAQQLRTRIVTELARQLGDDHPMTRIARDERRFERELEPIQV; from the coding sequence ATGACAGCCGGTCGTGACGGGCGGATCGTCACTTTCTACTCGTACAAGGGGGGCACGGGGCGCACCATGGCCCTGGCCAACACCGCCTGGATCCTGGCCGCCAACGGCAAGCGGGTGCTGGCCGTCGACTGGGACCTGGAGGCACCGGGCCTGCACCGGTTCTTCCACCCCTTCCTCGACCCCTCGACCCTCGGCGCCACCACCGGTGTCATCGACCTCATCACCGACTACGCCTGGGCCGCCACCAACCCCGTGCAGCGCCCCGACGACTGGCACCGCGACTACGCGCGCATCCAGCAGCACGCCGTCTCCCTGACACCGGAGACGCTCGGCTGGGAGTTCCCCCGGGGAGGCACCCTCGACTTCGTCTCCGCCGGGCGCCAGAACCGTGAGTACTCCGCAGCCGTCTCCACGTTCGACTGGGACAACTTCTACGACCGGCTCGGTGGCGGGAACTTCTTCGACGCCCTGCGCGACGACATGAAGGCCAACTACGACTACGTCCTCATCGACAGCCGTACCGGCCTCAGTGACATCGCCGACATCTGCACCGTCCACCTCCCCGACGTGCTGGTGGACTGCTTCACCCTCAGCGACCAGTCCATCGACGGTGCCGCCTCGGTGGCCCGCCAGATAGCCGAGCGCTACACCGGCCGGCCGATCGCCATCTACCCCGTGCCGATGCGCATCGACGAGGGGGAGAAGGAGAAGGCCGACGCGGGACGGGCGCTCGCCCGCTTCAAGTTCGACCGGTTGCCGCGCAACCTGTCCGGTGACGAACTCACCGCCTACTGGGGCGCGGTGGAGATTCCGTACCGGCCCTACTACGCGTACGAGGAGACACTCGCGACCTTCGGCGACGAGGCCGGCCTCTCCAACTCGCTGCTCTCCGCCTTCGAACGGCTCGTGACGGTCGTCACCGAGCAGGAGGTCACCGCCATGCCGCCGGTCGCGGAGGACGTCCGGTTGCGCATCCGCGACGCCTTCACCCGGCGCAGGCCCGCTCTCCCCGCCGACATCTTCCTCAACTACGTCGCCGAGAACCGGATGTGGGCGGACTGGATCGAGTCCGTCCTCACCCGGGCCGGCTTCCGCGTCGTGCCGCGCGACGTCTCCACCGAGCGCGAGGACCGGGAACCGGCCGCCACCCTGCCGGAGACCGCCGCCCGCACCGTGGTGCTGCTCTCCAGCGCCTACCTCAAATCCCAGCGCGCCACCGACCTGTGGCAGCGGGCCACCACCGAGGACCAGGGCGGCGGCCGGCGCCAGATCCTGTTCCGCGTCGGAGACGTCCGGCTCTCCTCCTCCTACATCGACCGCAACCCGGTGGACCTCTTCCGGCTCGACGAGGTCCACGCCGTGGCCGCCCTGCTGCGCGCGCTGGACCGCCCGGCGCAGCTCGTGGACGGGACGGCCCCCGGCCCGCGCTTCCCCGGTACGGTCCCGAAGATCTGGAACGCGCCCCCGCGCAACTCCGGCTTCACCGGCCGGTCCCTGGTGCTGGAGCGCATGCGCGACCAACTCGGCGGCGGACTGGCCGTGGTGCTGCCCCAGCCGCAGACCCTCTACGGCCTCGGCGGCGTCGGCAAGACCCAGGTGGCGCTGGAGTACGTGCACCGCTTCATGGCCGACTACGACCTGGTGTGGTGGATCTCCGCCGAGCAGACCGACGACGTGGTCGCCGGTCTCGCGGAGCTCGCCGCCCGGCTCGGCGCGCAGGGCGGTGACGACATGGCGGCGGCGTCCATGGAGGCGATCGACCTGCTGCGGCGCGGGGTGCCCTCGGACCGGTGGTTGCTGGTCTTCGACAACGCGGACGACCCGGAACGGATCAGGCGCTACTTCCCGCAGGGCGGCTCCGGGCACATCCTCGTGACGTCGCGGAACCAGACCTGGTCCCAGCACGGCGACGCGCTGCCCGTCGACGTCTTCCTGCGGGAGGAGTCCATCGAACACCTCCGGCGCCGGGCCCCCGGTCTCAGCGACGATGACGCCGCGCGGGTGGCCACGGCCGTCGGCGACCTGCCGCTCGCCGTCGAACAGGCCGCGGCCTGGATCGCGGAGACGGCGACCCCCGTCGACACCTACCTCGACCAGCTCGCGGACCAGGCCGCCCAGGTGCTCTCCCTCAACCAGCCCGCCGGCTACCCGGAACCCGTCGCCGCCACCTGGAACGTCTCCATCCAGCGGCTCAGGGAACGGTCCCCCGCGGCGGTGCGCCTGCTCCAGCTCTGCGCCTTCTTCGCCCCCGAGCCGATCAACGCGAACCTGCTCTACAGCAAGGAGATGATCGAGGCGCTCAAGCCGTACGACTCCTCCCTCCAGGAGAAGCTCGTCCTCGGCAGGGTCATCCGGGAGATCGGCCGCTTCGCGCTCGCCAAGGTCGACCAGGTCTCCAACTCGATCCAGGTGCACCGGCTGGTGCAGGCCGTCATCAAGGCGCAGCTCAGCGAGGAGGAGCAGCGCGAGGCCCGGCACGTGGTCCACCGCGTCCTGGCGGGCGCCCGGCCGGACGACGACGAGCCGATCGACAACCCGGAGAACTGGGCGCGGTTCGCCACCATCTGGCCGCACCTGGGCCCGTCCGGGGCGCGCCACTGCGGGGAGCCGGAGACCCGCAGGCTGCTGATCGACCGTGTCCGCTACCTCTGGAAGCGCGGCGACGTCCGCACGGCGGGCGCACTGAGCGCCGAACTCCGTTCCACCTGGGCACAGTCGCTGGGGAAGGACGACATCCAGTACCTCTACCTCTGCTTCCACGTCTCCAACATCCTGCGCACCAGAGGGCGTTACGTGGAGGCGAAGGAGCTCGACGAGATCACGCTCCAGCGGCAGCGCGACATCCTGGGGCCGGAGCACCCGCACACCTACATGACGACCAGCAGCCTGGGGACCGACCTCGGCATGCTCGGCGAGTACGGCCGGGCGATCGAGCTGGCCACCGAGGCCCGGGACGGCTTCAGCCAGATCTTCCACGACGCACACCCCCGTACGCTCGCGGCGGCCAACAACCTCGCGCTCAACCTGCGGCTGATCGGGCAGTACTCCCGGGCCCGGGAGATCGACCAGGAGGTGTACGACCGGCGCAGCGAAGTACTCGGTCCGGAGCACCCCTACAGCCTCCAGTCGGGGCAGAACCTGGCGCGCGACCTCCGGGACGTGGGCCGGTACGAGGACTCGGTCGCCCTTCTGAGCCGCGTCTACGACAGCCTCAAGCGGACTCTCGGCCCCTCCTTCCCCGGGACGCTCTCCGCCGCCAAGGCGCTCGCGGTGGCGCTGCGGAGGGCGGGGCAGCTGGAGGACGCCCGCCGGCTGACGCTGGCCACCCGTGCCAGGTACCGGGCGAAGTACACCTCGGCCAACCCGGAGTCGCTCGCCTGCGACCTGAACCTGGCGGCCGACTTCTACGCGATCGGTGAAGCGGGCCAGGCGAGGGAGACGGCGAGCGAGGTGGTCGAGCAGTACCTGCTGGTGCCGGGGGAGAAGCACCCGTACACCCTGGCCGCGCAGAACAACCTCGCGGTCTACCAGCTCGGTTCGGGAGGCGCGGAGGAGTCGGCCAGGACGCTGCGGCGGGTCGTCGACCTGATGCGGGAGCTCTTCGGGCGGGATCACCCGCACACCCTCTTCTGCGTGATGAACCTCGCCAACGCCACCGCGGCGCTCGGGGATCCGGAGCTGGTGCTGGAGACGGAGCAGCTCGTCGCCGGGCAGCTCAGTCAGGCTCTCGGGGCGCAGCACCCGGAGACGCTCGCCATGGTGGGGAACATGGCGGTGACGCTGGACGAGCTCGGCCGTCGCGACGAGGCCCAGCAGCTGCGGACGAGGATCGTCACCGAGCTGGCACGCCAGCTCGGTGACGACCATCCGATGACGCGGATAGCGCGTGACGAGCGGAGGTTCGAGCGGGAGCTGGAGCCCATCCAGGTGTGA
- a CDS encoding alpha/beta hydrolase codes for MGNRVRVADGRHLIVERQGDLRGRPVFLLHGTPGSRLGPAPRGMVMYQRQTQLITYDRPGYGESDRHPGRRVSDVVEDVRAIADALGLERFAVVGRSGGAPHALACAALMPDRVTRAAALVTLAPWDAPGLDWFDGMAASNVLAYSTAAADPDSLTASFIVRSAEIRVDPVRLLDDLRRELTDSDRVVVNDAGIRSMLLRNYSEGLRTSAYGWIDDALAFSRPWGFDPADITCPVMLWHGEKDVFSPVGHSRWLGDRIPGATTVLEPGAAHFDALSVLPRVLSWLLDDRAVEVGSVN; via the coding sequence GTGGGCAATCGGGTGCGCGTGGCGGACGGACGTCACCTGATCGTGGAACGACAGGGGGATCTGCGCGGAAGACCCGTCTTCCTGCTGCACGGAACCCCGGGCAGCAGGCTCGGACCGGCTCCGCGCGGCATGGTCATGTACCAGCGCCAGACCCAGCTCATCACCTACGACCGCCCCGGCTACGGCGAGTCCGACCGGCACCCGGGCCGCCGGGTGAGCGATGTGGTGGAGGACGTACGGGCCATCGCCGACGCCCTCGGCCTGGAGCGGTTCGCCGTGGTGGGCCGCTCCGGCGGCGCACCGCACGCGCTGGCCTGCGCGGCGCTGATGCCCGACCGGGTGACCCGGGCGGCCGCCCTGGTGACCCTGGCTCCCTGGGACGCCCCCGGGCTCGACTGGTTCGACGGGATGGCCGCCTCCAACGTGCTGGCGTACTCCACGGCGGCGGCCGACCCGGACAGCCTCACGGCGTCCTTCATCGTCCGCTCCGCCGAGATCCGGGTCGACCCGGTCAGGCTCCTGGACGACCTGCGCCGCGAACTCACCGACTCCGACCGGGTGGTGGTGAACGACGCGGGCATCCGCTCGATGCTGCTGCGCAACTACAGCGAGGGCCTGCGGACTTCGGCGTACGGCTGGATCGACGACGCCCTGGCGTTCAGCCGGCCCTGGGGCTTCGACCCGGCCGACATCACCTGCCCGGTGATGCTCTGGCACGGCGAGAAGGACGTCTTCTCACCCGTCGGCCACTCCCGTTGGCTGGGCGACCGGATTCCCGGCGCGACGACGGTGCTGGAACCGGGAGCGGCGCACTTCGACGCCCTGTCGGTGCTCCCGCGTGTACTGAGCTGGCTCCTGGACGACCGCGCGGTGGAGGTGGGCTCGGTGAACTGA